In one Rugosibacter aromaticivorans genomic region, the following are encoded:
- a CDS encoding RNA-binding S4 domain-containing protein, with amino-acid sequence MQTFLSADSFRSLDLAIHDFPLQGDFIELNVLLKLIGLAPSGGAAKAMIAEGAVRVGQTIETRTRRKLRAGDVVQLGDDTLRIVVANGTDTS; translated from the coding sequence ATGCAGACATTCCTGTCTGCTGACTCTTTCCGGAGCCTCGACTTGGCAATCCACGACTTTCCACTGCAAGGTGACTTCATTGAGCTCAATGTGCTGCTCAAATTGATAGGCCTCGCCCCCTCGGGCGGCGCTGCCAAGGCCATGATTGCAGAAGGCGCTGTACGCGTGGGGCAAACTATCGAAACCCGCACACGACGCAAACTCCGCGCAGGCGATGTCGTGCAGCTGGGTGACGACACCCTGCGCATCGTTGTCGCCAACGGAACAGACACCTCATGA
- the ylqF gene encoding ribosome biogenesis GTPase YlqF yields the protein MSIQWFPGHMTSARRKAAETLALTDVVIEVCDARLPEASSNPMIRELRLHRQRPCLKLLNKADLADPIATAAWLDFYNAQPGVKAFAIACKKPGDAARVPALCRTLAPHRNTGVKPLRMLIMGIPNVGKSTLMNALLKRRVAAVGDEPAVTKSQLSQDLGGHMTITDTPGLMWPKITHDSDGFMLAACHAIGRNAVIDSDVATFLADFLLKNYPTLIAARYGFDTDSMDGIGVLEAVAIKRGCLQQRRGKELDLEKAAMIFLTDYRNGKLGRITLETPASRAAMLEQAGAALTATTERAD from the coding sequence ATGAGCATTCAATGGTTCCCCGGTCACATGACCTCGGCCCGCCGCAAGGCGGCAGAAACGCTGGCGCTGACTGATGTCGTGATTGAAGTGTGCGATGCGCGTTTACCCGAGGCCAGCAGTAATCCGATGATCCGCGAATTGCGCCTGCATCGCCAGCGCCCTTGCCTTAAGCTGCTCAACAAAGCTGATCTGGCCGACCCCATAGCCACTGCCGCTTGGCTCGATTTTTACAACGCCCAGCCCGGTGTTAAAGCGTTCGCCATTGCCTGCAAAAAACCTGGCGATGCCGCGCGCGTGCCTGCGCTGTGCCGCACCTTGGCACCGCATCGCAACACCGGCGTCAAGCCGCTACGCATGTTGATTATGGGCATTCCGAATGTGGGTAAATCCACTCTGATGAATGCCTTGCTCAAACGCCGCGTAGCGGCTGTGGGTGATGAACCCGCAGTCACCAAATCACAACTGAGCCAAGATCTCGGCGGCCACATGACCATCACCGACACACCCGGGCTGATGTGGCCAAAAATCACGCACGATAGCGATGGCTTCATGCTCGCGGCCTGCCATGCCATTGGCCGCAACGCCGTGATTGATTCGGATGTCGCCACGTTTCTTGCCGATTTTCTGCTCAAGAATTACCCCACACTGATTGCCGCGCGTTATGGCTTTGATACAGACAGCATGGATGGCATTGGCGTTCTCGAAGCCGTGGCAATAAAACGAGGTTGCTTGCAGCAAAGACGCGGCAAAGAGCTTGACCTGGAAAAAGCCGCGATGATTTTTCTGACCGACTATCGCAATGGCAAATTGGGCCGCATCACCCTGGAAACCCCGGCGAGCCGCGCCGCCATGTTGGAGCAAGCAGGCGCGGCACTAACCGCTACAACCGAACGTGCCGACTAA
- a CDS encoding TVP38/TMEM64 family protein, with amino-acid sequence MSRYQRLLGVLLFLGAMLAIFEFSGLRDHFTLAYLRQTILTHEVGGLLIFVAVFSLGNLVHIPGWIFLASAVLALGAFWGGVVTYIAAVISCGVTFFSIRFLGGDALREMKNKTAMRIFRQLDARPVASVALLRVFFQTVPALNYTLALSGIRFRHYMIGTLLGLPLPITLYCVFFDTLAHLLKIT; translated from the coding sequence TTGAGCCGTTATCAGCGTTTACTGGGCGTTTTATTATTTCTGGGGGCAATGCTCGCTATTTTTGAGTTTTCCGGTCTGCGCGATCATTTCACGCTAGCCTATCTGCGGCAAACTATTCTGACGCACGAAGTGGGTGGCCTGCTTATTTTTGTGGCGGTGTTTTCGCTGGGGAATCTGGTGCACATTCCAGGCTGGATTTTTCTGGCGTCAGCCGTGCTTGCATTAGGCGCCTTCTGGGGTGGGGTGGTGACTTATATTGCGGCAGTTATTTCGTGTGGAGTGACGTTTTTTAGCATCCGCTTTTTGGGCGGGGATGCTTTGCGGGAGATGAAAAATAAAACCGCCATGCGTATTTTTCGTCAGCTGGATGCTCGGCCAGTCGCAAGCGTGGCGCTGTTGCGGGTTTTCTTTCAAACCGTGCCTGCGCTCAATTACACACTGGCGTTGTCTGGCATTCGGTTCCGCCACTATATGATCGGCACTTTACTGGGTTTGCCACTGCCAATTACGCTGTATTGCGTATTTTTCGACACGCTGGCCCATCTGTTAAAGATTACTTAG
- a CDS encoding 3'-5' exonuclease — translation MIPTLVFDIETIPDIAGLRLLHELPATLADSEVAELAMQRQRAKNGSDFLPLHLQRIAVISCALRSDEGFRVWSLAEPKSNEGEIIQRFFDGVEKFTPQLVSWNGGGFDLPVLHYRGLMHNVTAPRYWDMGEGDYRDSRDFKWNNYISRYHARHLDLMDLLAMYQARANAPLDQLARLMGLPGKLGMDGSAVWSAWCDGRIDEIRDYCETDVVNTWLVFLRFQLMRGVFTAAEHESEIALVKTSLAAIDAPHWREFLAAWVGSSP, via the coding sequence ATGATTCCCACGCTCGTTTTCGACATCGAAACCATCCCCGATATTGCTGGCTTGCGCCTTTTGCACGAGTTGCCAGCCACGCTGGCGGATAGTGAGGTGGCTGAGTTGGCCATGCAGCGGCAGCGGGCAAAAAACGGCAGTGATTTTTTGCCTTTGCACCTGCAACGCATTGCGGTTATTTCCTGTGCCTTGCGCAGCGACGAAGGCTTTCGTGTCTGGTCATTGGCCGAGCCGAAATCAAATGAAGGCGAAATCATCCAGCGGTTTTTCGATGGCGTAGAAAAATTCACGCCGCAATTGGTGTCGTGGAATGGCGGCGGTTTTGATCTGCCCGTGCTGCATTATCGCGGATTGATGCACAACGTCACCGCGCCGCGATACTGGGATATGGGCGAAGGCGATTACCGTGATTCGCGGGATTTCAAATGGAACAACTACATCAGCCGTTATCACGCGAGACATCTTGATTTGATGGATCTGCTTGCCATGTATCAAGCGCGCGCCAATGCGCCGCTCGATCAACTGGCGCGGCTCATGGGCCTGCCCGGCAAGCTGGGCATGGATGGCTCCGCCGTGTGGAGTGCCTGGTGTGACGGGCGAATAGACGAAATTCGCGATTATTGCGAAACCGATGTGGTGAATACCTGGCTGGTTTTTCTGCGCTTTCAACTCATGCGCGGCGTGTTCACCGCAGCCGAGCATGAGAGTGAAATTGCGCTGGTAAAGACGAGTCTCGCTGCGATTGATGCGCCGCACTGGCGCGAGTTTCTTGCTGCTTGGGTGGGGTCATCGCCTTGA
- a CDS encoding CYTH and CHAD domain-containing protein, translated as MAEEVELKLALAEKEQRRFLRHPLLKQAVHRQTETLDNIYYDTPDLALRRHGIALRLRRQGRRWLQTVKLTGTATAGLASRPEWETPYAGRLDFSAISAAKVRTWLQRPHLLAQLTPIFETRFQRQTWRFEAAPGAVLLTLDRGWITAGDQRTAISEVELELANAPLNALFDLALPLTESLVLTPAVRSKAERGYQLHSHTPPQPVKAADVSLTSNLSPLAAFRSIALACLEHLQQNHHGALHTEDPEYIHQMRVAMRRLRAALRFFSPRLPASFTRPLKDAFTPLMIQLGQVRDLDVLHTDIAAPVLTAMTDGPRKPPLTALLAAINQQRQHVRKQALALLDSPAYGHALLTALQTLYQQEADSHTNPNLPLSRFAATRLHTLGKHVSRRIRAVHHENPGNPDNPASLHALRIAIKRLRYALEFFSPLTELKAELKKQQPILRQLTRLQDILGQLNDLSQAGKWLMTCAGEDASLHEAVTLIGHWHGTRYVQLLASLPLALRRLEKQLETLKLR; from the coding sequence ATGGCTGAAGAAGTCGAGCTCAAACTAGCGCTGGCAGAAAAAGAGCAGCGGCGTTTTTTGCGCCATCCTTTGCTCAAGCAAGCCGTGCATCGCCAGACGGAAACACTGGACAACATTTACTACGACACACCTGATCTCGCCCTACGCCGCCACGGCATTGCCCTGCGCTTGCGACGCCAAGGCAGGCGCTGGCTGCAAACAGTGAAATTGACAGGCACAGCCACCGCTGGCCTGGCTAGCCGCCCGGAATGGGAAACACCCTACGCCGGTCGGTTGGATTTTTCTGCTATCTCTGCGGCAAAGGTGCGCACATGGCTGCAACGTCCGCACTTGCTGGCACAACTTACCCCCATTTTCGAGACCCGTTTTCAACGCCAAACCTGGCGCTTTGAGGCCGCTCCCGGCGCAGTACTGCTCACGCTTGATCGCGGCTGGATTACGGCTGGCGACCAGCGCACAGCTATTTCTGAAGTTGAGCTGGAACTAGCCAATGCCCCTCTTAATGCACTCTTTGATCTGGCACTGCCGCTGACGGAAAGCCTGGTGCTCACGCCCGCAGTGCGCTCCAAGGCCGAGCGGGGATATCAGCTACACAGCCACACCCCGCCGCAACCTGTCAAAGCTGCTGACGTATCGCTCACCAGCAATCTGTCGCCGCTAGCGGCTTTTCGCAGCATAGCCCTTGCCTGCCTCGAACATTTACAGCAAAACCACCACGGCGCGTTGCATACGGAAGACCCTGAATACATTCACCAGATGCGAGTAGCCATGCGCCGGTTGCGCGCCGCACTACGATTTTTTTCACCCCGCCTACCCGCGAGCTTTACCCGGCCGCTAAAAGATGCCTTCACGCCGCTCATGATTCAGCTCGGCCAGGTGCGTGATCTGGATGTGCTACACACCGACATTGCCGCACCAGTGCTTACCGCAATGACTGACGGCCCGCGCAAACCACCTCTGACGGCATTGTTAGCGGCCATAAATCAGCAACGGCAGCACGTCCGCAAACAAGCCCTTGCGCTGCTTGATTCACCAGCTTATGGACACGCCCTGCTCACCGCATTACAAACACTCTATCAGCAAGAAGCCGACTCGCACACCAACCCCAACTTACCCCTCTCTCGCTTCGCTGCAACACGTCTGCACACCTTGGGGAAACACGTCTCGCGGCGGATACGCGCCGTGCACCATGAAAACCCAGGCAACCCGGACAATCCAGCATCGCTGCATGCCCTACGCATTGCCATCAAGCGTTTACGCTACGCCCTGGAATTTTTTAGCCCACTCACTGAGTTGAAAGCCGAGTTAAAAAAACAGCAACCGATTTTGCGCCAACTCACGCGCCTGCAAGACATTTTGGGGCAGCTCAACGACCTCTCTCAAGCCGGAAAATGGCTAATGACATGCGCCGGGGAAGACGCCTCCCTGCACGAGGCGGTTACCCTGATCGGTCACTGGCACGGCACACGCTATGTGCAATTGCTGGCAAGCCTGCCCCTCGCCTTGCGTCGTCTTGAAAAGCAATTGGAAACCCTTAAGCTGCGGTGA
- a CDS encoding SixA phosphatase family protein, which yields MDLILWRHAEAEEGGEALPDHKRRLTSRGEKQAKKVAHWLHQNLPRKRRILVSPAERTQQTANALELPYKVEKKVGVGATVADILAASNWPEDPGAVVIVGHQPTLGRVAALLLSGEENDWPMKKGAVWWFSSRMRESEPQIVLRAAINPDFL from the coding sequence ATGGATTTGATTCTCTGGCGCCATGCCGAAGCAGAAGAAGGTGGAGAAGCTCTACCCGACCACAAACGCCGCTTAACCTCTCGTGGCGAGAAACAGGCCAAAAAAGTGGCACACTGGCTACACCAGAATTTACCCCGCAAGCGCCGCATTCTTGTCAGCCCGGCTGAGCGAACGCAGCAAACAGCCAACGCGCTCGAACTGCCCTACAAGGTTGAAAAAAAAGTCGGCGTTGGTGCAACGGTGGCCGATATTCTCGCGGCGTCCAACTGGCCTGAAGACCCCGGCGCGGTTGTGATTGTTGGCCATCAGCCCACGCTGGGGCGGGTAGCCGCCTTGTTGCTTAGTGGTGAAGAAAACGACTGGCCCATGAAAAAAGGTGCAGTCTGGTGGTTCTCCAGCCGGATGCGCGAAAGTGAACCGCAGATCGTGCTGCGCGCTGCTATCAATCCAGACTTTCTGTAG